From one Dama dama isolate Ldn47 chromosome 4, ASM3311817v1, whole genome shotgun sequence genomic stretch:
- the LOC133049923 gene encoding ubiquitin-like protein FUBI — translation MQLFVRAQELHTPGQDTVTGQKTIAQIKAHVALLEGIAPKDQVLLLAGTPLEDEAILGQCGVEALSTLEVAGCMPGGKVHGSLAHAGKVRGQTPKVAKQEKQQKTGRAKSCMQYNRRFVNVGSTFGNKKGPNANS, via the coding sequence ATGCAGCTCTTTGTCCGCGCCCAGGAGCTACACACTCCTGGCCAGGACACTGTGACTGGCCAGAAGACAATCGCCCAAATCAAGGCTCATGTAGCTTTGTTGGAGGGCATCGCTCCAAAAGATCAAGTCCTGCTCCTGGCTGGCACGCCCCTAGAGGATGAGGCTATTCTGGGCCAGTGTGGCGTGGAGGCTCTGAGCACTCTGGAAGTAGCCGGCTGCATGCCTGGAGGTAAAGTCCATGGTTCCCTGGCCCATGCTGGGAAAGTGAGAGGTCAGACTCCCAAGGTGGCCAAGCAAGAGAAGCAGCAGAAGACGGGCAGGGCCAAGAGTTGTATGCAGTACAACCGGCGCTTTGTCAATGTTGGGTCCACCTTTGGCAATAAGAAGGGCCCTAATGCCAACTCCTAA